Below is a genomic region from Sulfurovum riftiae.
ATATAATATATACTATATATAGGAGAGTAATAACCTAATGGAACAGATATTGAACGAACTCAACCCTTCTCAACGTGAAGCTGTGGAACACATCGATGGTGCCATGCTCATACTTGCAGGTGCCGGCAGCGGAAAAACAAAAACGCTGACTGCCAGACTTGCCTACCTTGTAGGGGAGGTCGGCATAGACCCTGCGAATACACTGACACTGACCTTTACCAACAAAGCCGCTTCCGAAATGCGGGAGCGTGCCCTCAAACTGATGCCGACCAAAGTCTCCTACCCTCCGCTTCTCTGTACTTTCCATAAATTCGGCCTGCTCTTTCTCAAGTTTCATATCGAGAAACTCGGACGCAGTAACAACTTTGTGATCATCGACAGCGATGACAAGAAAAGGCTGCTGCGTTCCATTGCCAAAGCATTGAAGATCGACCTGAATCTCTCTTTCATCGCTTCGGAGATCTCCAAATACAAGAACTCCCTGCTCACCCCCGAAGTGGTCCTGGAAAAAGCGGAACTGCCTGACTACAAAAAAGTAGCAAAGATCTATGAACAGTATCAGGCGAACATCGAAGAGAACAACCTTGTCGATTTTGACGACCTGCTGATGCTTACCTACCGGATACTCGATGAGAACGAAGAACTCAGACGCGAAACGAGCAACCGCTACAAATATATCATGGTCGATGAGTACCAGGATACCAACGAACTGCAGTTCCGTCTGCTCGAACATCTCTGCAGCGAACATGACAATCTCTGTGTCGTGGGAGACGATGACCAGAGTATCTACGGCTGGAGAGGGGCGAATATCAGGAATATCCTTGAGTTCGCAGACCGTTTCGAAAACACAAAGACCGTCAAACTCGAGACCAACTACCGTTCCACCGAACCCATTCTCAAAGCAGCCAATGCACTGATCGAACACAATTCCACAAGACTGGGGAAAAAACTGGTCTCTCACAAAGGAGAGGGCAAAGAGATCAAGCTCCTGCATTCGCTCGATGAATCCATGGAAGCCAAAGCGATCGCCCATGAGATACATGACCTCATAGACAGCGGTGTGGACCCCGACGAAATTGCAGTGCTTTACCGCATCAATGCCCTTTCACGTTCTCTCGAAGAGGGGTTTACCAAGGAGGGACTTGCCTTCAAACTCATCGGCGGTATGCGCTTCTACGAACGTGCCGAGATCAAGGATATCATCTCCTACTTCAGGGTGCTGGCCAATCCGCACGATGATTTCTCTCTTGTACGCATCATCAACAAACCCAAACGGGGTATCGGGAAGGCTTCCATCGAAAAACTGCAGAAAGCCGCTTTCGATGTACACCTCTCGCTCTATGAATATATCGAACAGAGCATCAGCGGGAAACTCCCCTCGGTTGTCAGCAAAAAAGTGGCGACCGCACTGGCGAAACTGGTAGAGGACATTCAGTTACTCCGGGATGAGGCCAAAAATGCTCTGGGCAACTTCATTACCCTCTTTGAGGAGCGCATTAAGCTCAAAGACCATTATGCTGCCATGGTGGACGGGTTCGACCGTATCTTGAATATCGATGAATTCTACGGCTACTTCAGAGATGCCGTCATGAAGAACCCGGACCTCACACTCGATGAATTCCTCAACGATATCTCCCTGCAGAGCGACCAGGACCAGATAGAGGAAAATGCCATCACCATCATGAGTATCCACGCAGCCAAAGGACTTGAGTTCGAACATCTATTCGTCATCGGGCTTGAAGAGGAGTTCTTCCCGCTGCTGGGAGAGGGAAGCAACATGGAAGAGGAGCGCCGTCTTGGTTATGTCGCCATTACCAGAGCCAAGTCGGACCTGACCCTCTGCTATGTCGACAGCCGTTTCTACAAAGGCCGCAGAAAGATGATAGACAAGAGCCGTTTCCTGGGGGAAGCGGGCCTCATCTCCGATACCAGCCTGAAAATCACCAAAAGCTCCGCCTTTAAAAAAGGAGATCTCGTTAAACACAAGATCTTCGGCATCGGGCGTGTACAGGCAGCCAACAAGTCAGGCAAAGAGTACAAACTGCTCATCAATTTCGGCGGAAACAAAAAAGAGATCCTTAGCTCGTTCGTGCAAAGTATTTAATGATACCTGTCCCTTGTAGAGTCGGTTTACCGACTACCACCTTCAATCCCGATACATTTTTGGTCGATAAATCGACCCTACGCTGCAGAATTGATATAAAGAAGTTGAAATGAACCGTCTTTTTGTTGTCAACAAACCCATCTTCCGTACCTCAAACGGTTACATGGGATATGTCAAACGTAAATACAATACAAAAAAAGTAGGCTTTTCCGGAACGCTTGACCCCTTTGCTACAGGTTGTCTCATTGTCGCTACAGGGCAGTACACCAAACTGTTCCAATACCTCAACAAGACACCCAAAAGCTACAAAGCCACACTCTGGCTTGGAGCCAATTCTCCCAGCCTTGACATAGAGAAGGTGGATTCCATTCAGGAGGTGCCTCCCTTCTCCCAGACAGAGCTAGAAGAGACTCTCCACTCACTCAAAGGTGAACTCACCTACTACCCGCCAAAATTCTCGGCAAAGAAGGTCAACGGCAAACGGGCCTACGAACTGGCACGGGAAGGCAAAGAGATAAACCTCAAGCAGATCACCTCCACCATATATGAGATCAAACTGCTGAACTACAATCACCCCTTCGTACATTTTGAAGCCACGGTCAGCGAAGGCACCTATATCCGAAGTCTCGGAGCAATCATTGCAGACAAACTGGGAGTCGATGCCACCCTCTCCTCTCTACACCGCATCCATGAAGGCGAATTCTATTATGACAATGAAAAAGCCCTGGATCCCTTCAGCAGACTCAAGATCCCAAAAAATATCTATACCGGTGATGAAAACTATCTGGAACTGGGGAAAAAACTCTCTGTAGAGTATTTTGAAAATCGGGAAGACGGTGTCTACCTCATCGAAACCGCCAACTTCTTTTCCATTGTTGAAATATCGGACCGGCAGGTTACCTACCGTTTCAACCGTATTCCAAAATTCGAAGAGGTATAATTTATCTGCAATTTGGGCATAACTGCGTAAAATCATGCTAAAGTTTTATATAAACTGAATAGAATTGCGAAATTTATTTCATCATGCTGATCTCTTTTGGAGAAAGGCAGCCAAGGATAAACGATGCCGAGCATCAATGCCCATGCAAAAGTGAACATCTTTCTGAAGATCACAGGTCACCAGAACGGCTACCATACCCTCATCTCACGTTTTATGAAGATCGATGATCTTTATGACACACTCTCTTTTGAACCCTCTGAATGTGAGACCTTCACCATTGAGGGCTGCGAAGGCGTTTCCACCGAGTCCAACACGATCTACAAAGCCTATCAGACACTTTTGGAGGCTACACAGAATCCGGATCTTGAAAGCTATTTCACACAGCATAAAGTAGTGGTCAGGAAACGTATCCCTAGCCAGGCGGGGCTTGGCGGCGGGAGTTCCGATGCTGCTGCCTTTATGCGGCTGGCCAATGAGGTATGCAAACTCAACATAAAGAAAAAAGAACTGGCACGACTGGGAAGCACCATCGGTGCAGATGTTCCTTTTTTCATCTATAACTACACTTCAGCAAATGTAAACGGTTTTGGTGAGATCGTAGAAAAGTTCGATGAAGCACCGCTGAAGCTTGAACTCTATACACCTCAACTCGGATGCGATACGGCACTGGTCTACAAGACCTTCAAAGAGAACCTCATAGAAGAGATCGTACCCTGCAGCTTTATGGGGTGGGAGAACTACGGCAGCCGGGACCTCATCGAGCTCATCGCCGATCCGATCATGCTCAATGACCTCTACCCTGCAGCACTCCTGGCTTATCCGGAGCTCAAGAATATTTCACCTGACGGATGGTGTTTCAGCGGAAGCGGAAGCACATTTTTCAGGGTTAAGAGTTAAGAGTTAAGAGTTAAGAGTTAAGAACGATACTGATTCTGTTCCTTCTTAAACCTTAATCCTTAGTACTTAACCCTCCTCTATGTAGCATTCGCCAGGATCTGCTCACGGATCTGTTTTTGTGTTCTTCCGCTCTCCTCATCCAGTTCTCCTACCAGATCCGCACGGATATAGACCGTCAGCTTGGCCAGGGCTTCTGAAAGCATATCTTCATCCTGCATGCTCACATGCCTGTCCTGGGCGATCATCTTGTTGAAGATCTCCAAAAAATGCTCATACTCCTCCAACACGGCAGGCGAAGCGAATATTGCCAGGCGGTGTGTATGGAACTTGAGTCTGGTCAGGTCATCCGAAGTAATGTCTTTATGCAATACCATCTCTTCGATCGTATCGATCAGGTTCTGATAAGTCTCTGTCTTGAGCTCGATGAACTTGATGCTCTGCTCTTTTTCAAGCTCCACGGACGTCTGCTTGTTCAGAAGCAGTGCGGTAATGAGAATGGTCGCAAGCGTTCCCAGCACGATCAGAATGATCTCCTGGGTAAAAGGCATCTTGTCGCTCATATGGTAGGCAAGACGCAGAAAGAAATACCCTCCTATAAAAACAACTGCACTGAGTATCATCATCACTTTGTTATCTTTGAACCACTGTTCCATCTGTGTTGTCCTTGGGGGAAAATATTTTTACGTAGTATAGCAGATTATCATTGGCAGGGAAGCGAAACATAGTTGCCTATACGGCTCTATTACGTTCCGACTATTCCTATTCCAATGCAGAAAACGTGAAGCAGTTCACGTTTTCTTTACATATCTTATTTTACAGCGATGCTTTTTGCTTTTCTGGACTCTTCTTTTTCGAGTGTGATGTAAAGTCTTCCGTCTTCATACTTGGCATCCACTTTTTCCTTGTCGATTCCCTCCGGGAGCACGAACGATCTCGAAATCAGTCCAAAATTGCTCTCGCAGAGATAATAGTCGTCTTTTTTCACTTCATTCTTCATCTTGCGGGTCGCTTTGACCGTCAGAATATTGTCTTCCACCTGAAGCTCAATATCCTTCTTGTCCACCCCAGGCAAATCTATCTCGATGCGGAAAGCATCACTGCCTTTTTTGGCAAGATTGGCAAAAGGAAGATGGCTTGCCACATTGGCAAAACTCTCTTTTGCAACTTCAAGTCCGTGTTCCACTTTCTCTTCTACTGCATTTGCAACATCTTTTGCTGTTTTTACTACATCCATCTTTGACTCCTTTCTTTTTCTACATTTATTTTTACTATCTCGTTATTTTCCATGCAATGCGACAAATGATGCACCCAACCCCGAAGGGGCGGCGGCCTATACGGCTACACGTTATTCCGACCGTTCCGGTTCCGAAGCTACAAATGTGAAGCAGTTCACATTTGCTATACGCTTCTCATGTTTGCATCATGCCGGAGTGTTGTATGGAAAATGACATTAACCCTTTATTTGATCTCTATTTTTTTAGGCTTTTTCTCTTCTTCTTTGAGTTTTGGAATAATCACTTCAAGTACACCATCCTTCGACTCGGCATGGATGTTCTCCACATCCACTTTTTCAGGAAGTGTGAAACTTCTGGAGAATTTCCCGTAGGCACTCTCTACCTTATAGTAGTCTTCCTCTTTCACTTCCTCTTTCATCTTTCTCTCACCGGAGATGGTCAAGACATTGTCTTCGGTAGTGATCTCGATATCATCTTTCTTGATCCCAGGAAGATCGATCTCTACATAGTAGGCATCTTCACCCTCTCTTGTATTCACTCTCGGTACAAAAGAAGCAATGGCACCTTCTTCTCTTGCTACATCAAAGTTCTGTATCAATGAGTTGAACAGATCGAAACTCTTTCTGACTTCGTTATATGGATTATATTTTGTTACTAACATTTTTGACTCCTTTTTATTCTTTTCTTTAATTCTAAAAATATTATAGACTCAAGTTCTCTGTTTTCAATGCAACTTTGGTTGCATTTTTATTTTTTTTCAGAGAACATTCTCTCCTTGAACTCTTTGAGTTTTGCTTTCAGTTCATCAAAGAGTTTCTCAGCCTCATTCTTTCCTTTGATCTCTTTCTGCACTTTCTTTATCTCTTCATGCAGTATCTTGTAGGTCGTTGTACTCTTGCTGACATATCCCAGCTTTTCAGCGACATCCAAAGCATCACTCGCCCCGTCAAGATACTTGATCGCACGCTCTTTATCTTCTTTGGCTACACGGGAAGCCGCAGCAATAAGGTCTGCACTTTCAAGCAGAGGAATAGGTACGACTTCTGTTACTTCCGTAAAGGTACTCAAAGCGATGTAGAGTAC
It encodes:
- a CDS encoding ATP-dependent helicase, whose product is MEQILNELNPSQREAVEHIDGAMLILAGAGSGKTKTLTARLAYLVGEVGIDPANTLTLTFTNKAASEMRERALKLMPTKVSYPPLLCTFHKFGLLFLKFHIEKLGRSNNFVIIDSDDKKRLLRSIAKALKIDLNLSFIASEISKYKNSLLTPEVVLEKAELPDYKKVAKIYEQYQANIEENNLVDFDDLLMLTYRILDENEELRRETSNRYKYIMVDEYQDTNELQFRLLEHLCSEHDNLCVVGDDDQSIYGWRGANIRNILEFADRFENTKTVKLETNYRSTEPILKAANALIEHNSTRLGKKLVSHKGEGKEIKLLHSLDESMEAKAIAHEIHDLIDSGVDPDEIAVLYRINALSRSLEEGFTKEGLAFKLIGGMRFYERAEIKDIISYFRVLANPHDDFSLVRIINKPKRGIGKASIEKLQKAAFDVHLSLYEYIEQSISGKLPSVVSKKVATALAKLVEDIQLLRDEAKNALGNFITLFEERIKLKDHYAAMVDGFDRILNIDEFYGYFRDAVMKNPDLTLDEFLNDISLQSDQDQIEENAITIMSIHAAKGLEFEHLFVIGLEEEFFPLLGEGSNMEEERRLGYVAITRAKSDLTLCYVDSRFYKGRRKMIDKSRFLGEAGLISDTSLKITKSSAFKKGDLVKHKIFGIGRVQAANKSGKEYKLLINFGGNKKEILSSFVQSI
- the truB gene encoding tRNA pseudouridine(55) synthase TruB codes for the protein MNRLFVVNKPIFRTSNGYMGYVKRKYNTKKVGFSGTLDPFATGCLIVATGQYTKLFQYLNKTPKSYKATLWLGANSPSLDIEKVDSIQEVPPFSQTELEETLHSLKGELTYYPPKFSAKKVNGKRAYELAREGKEINLKQITSTIYEIKLLNYNHPFVHFEATVSEGTYIRSLGAIIADKLGVDATLSSLHRIHEGEFYYDNEKALDPFSRLKIPKNIYTGDENYLELGKKLSVEYFENREDGVYLIETANFFSIVEISDRQVTYRFNRIPKFEEV
- a CDS encoding 4-(cytidine 5'-diphospho)-2-C-methyl-D-erythritol kinase, which codes for MPSINAHAKVNIFLKITGHQNGYHTLISRFMKIDDLYDTLSFEPSECETFTIEGCEGVSTESNTIYKAYQTLLEATQNPDLESYFTQHKVVVRKRIPSQAGLGGGSSDAAAFMRLANEVCKLNIKKKELARLGSTIGADVPFFIYNYTSANVNGFGEIVEKFDEAPLKLELYTPQLGCDTALVYKTFKENLIEEIVPCSFMGWENYGSRDLIELIADPIMLNDLYPAALLAYPELKNISPDGWCFSGSGSTFFRVKS
- a CDS encoding Hsp20/alpha crystallin family protein gives rise to the protein MDVVKTAKDVANAVEEKVEHGLEVAKESFANVASHLPFANLAKKGSDAFRIEIDLPGVDKKDIELQVEDNILTVKATRKMKNEVKKDDYYLCESNFGLISRSFVLPEGIDKEKVDAKYEDGRLYITLEKEESRKAKSIAVK
- a CDS encoding Hsp20/alpha crystallin family protein encodes the protein MLVTKYNPYNEVRKSFDLFNSLIQNFDVAREEGAIASFVPRVNTREGEDAYYVEIDLPGIKKDDIEITTEDNVLTISGERKMKEEVKEEDYYKVESAYGKFSRSFTLPEKVDVENIHAESKDGVLEVIIPKLKEEEKKPKKIEIK